From a region of the Mercurialis annua linkage group LG1-X, ddMerAnnu1.2, whole genome shotgun sequence genome:
- the LOC126666091 gene encoding uncharacterized protein LOC126666091, translating to MMRYLQLSLWRASSLTLISAQRSLVTASAKTTTATNNKDKNKKFSKKKAELLLAVKKRDKEKRRTRSDKGFDFQIDNDDHVPVMLGEVLDVFSSLTLSSFVDCTLGAAGHSSAIIQAHPELETYVGMDVDPVAHAKARACIDGLLHSHSSGLNVHTVLRNFKYVKSVLSEVDPNLLDSGVDAILMDLGMSSMQVNNPERGFSVLANGPLDMRMDPQASLKAEDILNTWPDTEVGRILREYGEERNWHLLQKKIVQARLRGGLHSTGDLVDIIRSMSHVTRVGRQGWIKTATRVFQALRIAVNDELGTLEKTLHACFDCLAPRGRLAVISFHSLEDRIVKQTFLKIIETDKGVGDADGEGRERCDLRKIEDETDAKEMWIKSTVHGLNGTILTKRPITPSEEEEKLNRRSRSAKLRVIEKV from the exons ATGATGCGGTATTTGCAGTTATCTTTATGGAGAGCTTCTTCACTTACCCTAATCAGTGCCCAAAGAAGCCTAGTCACTGCTTCTGCTAAAACTACCACTGCTACCAACAACAAAGATAAGAACAAGAAATTCAGTAAGAAAAAAGCTGAGCTATTATTAGCTGTTAAGAAGAGGGACAAAGAGAAGCGAAGGACGCGTTCCGATAAAGGATTTGACTTTCAAATCGACAATGACGATCATGTCCCTGTTATGCTCGGTGAAGTCCTTGATGTTTTCTCTTCCCTCACTCTCTCTTCCTTCGTCGACTGTACTCTCGGCGCCGCCGGCCATTCTTCCGCC ATAATACAGGCTCATCCTGAGTTGGAGACTTATGTTGGGATGGATGTTGATCCGGTTGCACACGCCAAGGCTCGAGCTTGTATTGATGGTTTACTGCATTCTCATTCTTCTGGACTGAATGTACACACTGTTCTCAGGAATTTTAAGTATGTCAAATCTGTTCTTTCGGAGGTTGATCCAAATTTGTTGGATTCTGGAGTTGATGCTATTTTAATGGACCTTGGCATGTCTTCTATGCAG GTGAATAATCCTGAAAGAGGATTCAGTGTTCTTGCTAATGGACCTCTTGACATGCGGATGGATCCTCAG GCAAGTTTGAAAGCAGAAGACATATTGAATACATGGCCTGATACTGAAGTGGGTAGAATCTTAAGGGAATACGGAGAAGAAAGAAATTGGCATTTGCTTCAGAAAAAGATTGTTCAAGCTCGTTTGCGAGGTGGTTTGCATTCCACTGGTGATCTGGTGGATATTATTCGCAGTATGAGTCATGTGACAAGAG TAGGGAGGCAAGGTTGGATAAAGACGGCAACAAGGGTGTTTCAAGCTTTGAGGATAGCTGTTAATGATGAACTCGGAACACTAGAGAAAACCCTCCATGCTTGTTTCGACTGCCTCGCCCCTCGAGGAAGGCTTGCTGTCATCTCATTCCACAGTTTGGAAGATAGAATTGTCAAACAAACATTTCTGAAGATCATAGAAACTGATAAAGGAGTCGGGGATGCGGATGGGGAAGGGAGAGAAAGATGTGATTTAAGAAAGATTGAAGATGAGACTGATGCAAAAGAAATGTGGATTAAATCAACTGTACATGGTCTGAATGGAACTATCCTCACCAAGAGACCCATAACTCCATCAGAAGAGGAAGAAAAACTGAATCGCCGGAGTAGGAGTGCCAAACTCCGGGTGATTGAGAAAGTTTGA
- the LOC126664674 gene encoding guanine nucleotide-binding protein subunit gamma 1-like, whose product MESESGSTTIPMDDHRRQHQSPPSTTPPLFPKTDHNGFVGRHRLAASISHLHNQINFLQEELDQLDTLGESSIVCKELISNAESVPDPLLPLSKGPIDVNWDRWFRGANNNRKRWI is encoded by the exons ATGGAATCAGAATCAGGTTCAACAACAATACCGATGGATGATCATCGCCGTCAACACCAATCGCCACCGTCAACTACTCCTCCTCTTTTTCCTAAAACAGACCATAACGGTTTCGTAGGGAGGCATCGATTGGCAGCTTCAATTTCTCATCTCCACAACCAAATCAATTTCCTTCAG GAGGAACTGGATCAACTCGATACGTTAGGCGAATCCTCCATCGTATGCAAAGA ACTCATTTCAAATGCGGAATCCGTTCCGGATCCATTGCTTCCACT GAGTAAAGGACCGATTGATGTCAACTGGGACAGGTGGTTCAGAGGAGCCAACAATAATCGTAAACGCTGGATTTAA